From the Methanoculleus caldifontis genome, the window TACTCGTCCGTGAGCGCCGGGTTCGGCCGCAGGTCGTAGGCGATCACTTCCATCCCCGCCGCGTGGGCGATGCGGGCGAGGTGCGACCCGATGTTCCCGGTCCCGACCAGGCCGAGGGTCTTTCCGGCGAGGTCCGTCCCTGCGAGGCCGGCCCGCGAGAAGTTGCCCCGGTCGGTTCGCGCAAACGTCGGCCTAAACTTCCGGGCGAGGGCCAGGATGAGCCCGAATGCAAACTCCGCGACCGTGTTGTCGCCGTAGCGCGGGACATTGCAGACGGTGATCTTCCTCTCGCGGCAGGCGTCGAGATCGATGTTGTCGAACCCGGTGGACATGGCGGCGATCACCCTGAGGTTCGGCAGCCGGTCGAGGACCTCCCGGTTGACATACGATCGGACGAAGATCCCGACGCCTTCGGCGTTCCGGGCAAGCGGGGCGTTCGCGACCGTGAGCGGTTCGGCGTGAAGGGCGACGTCGTAGCCGCGTTCACCGGCGAACGCTTCCCCGACCAGTTCCTGCTCGTGCTCGTCGAGGCCGAAGAAGACGAGGTTAACCATGCGGGTACCACCCTTCCGCTGCCCGTCTCCCGGCCCGCCCGAACTCGTTGAAAACAACCGTCATGAATCTTCCCCCCTCTTCGGACAGGGGGTCCACTGTACAGGACGGTATATATGATCTTCCTCCGCTCCCACCCGCCGGGCCACGCCCCGGGCGGAGGCGTGGGGTGGCCTGAACCGGGATAATCACTATACGTTGCCGGTTTGCTGAATAACTCCCGTATATGTTCGATTTTTTTCGAAGTCAACCATGCTTTTATCTCCCTTTCCTGCCCATATGCAGGTGTATGGCACCCAACAGAAGAAGGAACAGAAACTACATCCTCGCGACGGCGTCGCTCCTCGTCATCGTCGTGGCGAGCATCATCACCGCGGGATGCACGGCAGGAACGTCCGCCCCCGGTGCGACTGCCGGGCTGACCGGGGTCTCGTGGTCGCTCGACTCCTACCTCGCCGGGAACGGCACGCTCGTCCCGGCCCTGCCCGGAACGGAGGTCACGGCGGCCTTCGGCCCTGACGACAAGGTCACCGGCTCGGCCGGGTGCAATGGTTACGGTGGCGACTACCGTCTCGACGGGACGAGCCTCTCGGTCTCATCGCTCGCCCGGACGCTGAAACTCTGCCTGGAGCCCGAAGGCATCATGGAGCAGGAGGAGCGGTTCCTGGACCTCCTCGGCTCGGCGGCAGGCTACCGGCTTGAGGGTGACCGGCTCCTCATCACCGGTGCCGACGGCGCGACGACGCTCGTCTTCGTGAAGGGAGCCGAACCCGTGGCACTCTCCGGAACCTCCTGGAGGCTCGCAAGCCTCGCCGGCGAGAACGGCACGATGACCCCGGTCATCTCCGGCACGAACGTCACGGCGAACTTTGATGCCGACGGCAGGCTCGGCGGCTCGGCCGGGTGCAACAGTTACGGCGCCGATTACGCCGTGGACGGCGCGAACCTCCGGATCGAACCGCCCATAAGGACCGAGATGTACTGCAGCGAGCCGCCGGGTCTCATGGACCAGGAGGACCGCTACCTCGCGTTCCTGACGGAAGCCGCCTCCTACCGGGTGGAGCGGGTGACGGAGAACGGCGAGAGGATCTCTCTTGGCGCCACCATCTCCTCCCGGACGGAGAGCGACCGGCTGATCCTCACGGACCGGAACGGCACCGACATCCTGGTCTTCGAACCGGTCTTCCCGACGCCCGATCTCCCGCTCGCCGGGACCGACTGGGTGCTCGACGGCTACAGCACCGGGGGAGACGCGGTCTCCTCGGTGATCGCCGGGACGACGATCACCGCGACCTTCTCGCCTGACGGGAACGTCACCGGAAACGCCGGGTGCAACCACTACGGCGGCAACTACCTCCTCGATGGAACGAACCTCTCGGTCTCCTCGGTCTACAGCACCCTGATGTACTGCGAGGAGCCGGCGGGAACCATGGAGCAGGAGGCGAGGTACCTCGGCCACCTCGCGAACGTCTCCTCCTACCGGGTCGAGGGCGACCGCCTGACCCTCACGGACGCGGCGGGGATCGATCTCCTCTTCTTCGTCCAGGCGGAAGAGGTGCCGGCGGCCCCCCTCACCGGGACAGGGTGGACGCTCGAGTCCTACAGCACCGACGGGGTCTCGGCCTCCTCGGTGATCGCCGGGACCGCGATCACCGCGGCCTTCAGCGATGACGGGAACGTCACCGGCTCTGCCGGGTGCAACAGGTACGGGGCCGGCTACCTGCTCGACGGCGCGAACCTCACCGTCGAGCCGCCGATCAGCACGAAGATGCATTGCGGCGAACCGGAAGGGGTTATGGAACAGGAGAATAGATACCTCAGTCTTCTTGAATCGGTCACGGGCTACCGGATCGACGGCGACCGGCTCGACCTCCTTGATGGGTCCGGCCGGGCCCTGCTCTCCTACCGGGCCGGCGGCGCGGCGCGGCCCTGATCGGCCCTCCGACTTCGGGGCGGAGACCGGCCTGCTCCCGCCCCCCTTTCTCGATCGTCTCTGTAGTAAAGGCCATCCGGCATCTCCGGTGCC encodes:
- a CDS encoding NAD(P)-dependent oxidoreductase, with the protein product MVNLVFFGLDEHEQELVGEAFAGERGYDVALHAEPLTVANAPLARNAEGVGIFVRSYVNREVLDRLPNLRVIAAMSTGFDNIDLDACRERKITVCNVPRYGDNTVAEFAFGLILALARKFRPTFARTDRGNFSRAGLAGTDLAGKTLGLVGTGNIGSHLARIAHAAGMEVIAYDLRPNPALTDEYGVRYVDLEDLLREADVISLHVPYTKVTHHLIDADRLQLVRNTALLVNTSRGGVVDTGAVASALREGRLGGVALDTFEGEEVWIQEEFQGAGEASEDELRDALDSFGLLHSDKAILTPHNAFNTREAVDRILATSVENLRAFFAGSPQNVVAGTYPVPAPPPAGGGGG
- a CDS encoding META domain-containing protein; protein product: MAPNRRRNRNYILATASLLVIVVASIITAGCTAGTSAPGATAGLTGVSWSLDSYLAGNGTLVPALPGTEVTAAFGPDDKVTGSAGCNGYGGDYRLDGTSLSVSSLARTLKLCLEPEGIMEQEERFLDLLGSAAGYRLEGDRLLITGADGATTLVFVKGAEPVALSGTSWRLASLAGENGTMTPVISGTNVTANFDADGRLGGSAGCNSYGADYAVDGANLRIEPPIRTEMYCSEPPGLMDQEDRYLAFLTEAASYRVERVTENGERISLGATISSRTESDRLILTDRNGTDILVFEPVFPTPDLPLAGTDWVLDGYSTGGDAVSSVIAGTTITATFSPDGNVTGNAGCNHYGGNYLLDGTNLSVSSVYSTLMYCEEPAGTMEQEARYLGHLANVSSYRVEGDRLTLTDAAGIDLLFFVQAEEVPAAPLTGTGWTLESYSTDGVSASSVIAGTAITAAFSDDGNVTGSAGCNRYGAGYLLDGANLTVEPPISTKMHCGEPEGVMEQENRYLSLLESVTGYRIDGDRLDLLDGSGRALLSYRAGGAARP